A single window of Rana temporaria chromosome 1, aRanTem1.1, whole genome shotgun sequence DNA harbors:
- the LOC120924789 gene encoding E3 SUMO-protein ligase ZBED1-like, giving the protein MAEVEQKEREIKNAPSFLKANIWEHFGFYEKSGKHELDKSYAVCKICHTKIKYLGNTTNLRNHVSRFHPEMLKPTTTTTTKEMNPDQPKIDAMLQSTLPPNSEKVKRITKAVAAFIAKDLRPYSVVENSGFRYLLKTIEPRYKIPSRSHFTENVIPALYHETKAKIIASMSQASRVAITCDSWTSVTTESYVTITAHYVSKDWQILSHVLQTRAIYESHTGAHLAELLSHVVEEWQLSDKSVVLVTDNASNMIVAAQVGKFPHVKCFAHTLNLASQRALKVATLSRLLGRVRRISTFFHRSTRASHCLKEKQKCLGLKNHKLITDVATRWNSAYDMVERFLEQQPAVCATLLSPEVRRGESDLCTLNETDVSNAEDAVSALKPMKDATMLMSEERNPTVSLIAPINAQLLQSMTDTMGDTPMIHEIKNSIRTDLQKRYSSEAEKKILHTASALDPRFKGLPFILTDEERLEIFKGVTEEAASLEITSDESERTQEDHQVPRRKRTLEEEDSSPIEDNHSPSPPSPPKKARSLLVSLLGQSFTDTEGTIEPKKTPYAKAEEEMENYCKAPPLPLTEDPLNWWREHEVIFPLLSRLSKQYLCIPGTSVSAERVFSTAGDVVTAKRSALKPDHVDQLVFLQKNLHVPKC; this is encoded by the exons ATGGCAGAAGTAGAACAAAAGGAACGAGAGATAAAAAATGCACCTAGCTTTTTAAAAGCAAACATCTGGGAACATTTTGGCTTTTATGAAAAAAGTGGGAAGCACGAATTGGACAAGTCATACGCTGTGTGTAAAATCTGTCACACAAAAATTAAATATCTAGGGAATACTACTAATCTGAGAAACCACGTCAGCCGTTTTCACCCAGAAATGCTAAaacctaccaccaccaccaccaccaaggaAATGAACCCAGATCAGCCAAAAATTGATGCAATGTTACAGTCAACTTTGCCGCCCAACTCTGAAAAGGTAAAGAGAATAACAAAAGCTGTGGCAGCTTTCATAGCGAAGGACCTGCGCCCTTACTCTGTTGTGGAAAACAGTGGGTTTCGCTACCTTTTGAAGACGATAGAGCCGCGTTACAAGATCCCGTCACGAAGTCACTTTACAGAAAACGTCATACCTGCACTCTACCACGAAACCAAAGCTAAGATAATTGCATCAATGAGCCAAGCAAGTCGAGTCGCAATAACGTGTGATTCCTGGACTTCAGTCACGACAGAGTCTTATGTTACAATAACAGCACATTATGTTAGTAAGGACTGGCAGATTTTGTCGCATGTACTGCAAACGAGAGCCATTTATGAGTCTCACACGGGTGCTCATCTGGCAGAGCTACTTTCTCATGTTGTGGAAGAATGGCAGCTGTCCGATAAATCTGTAGTGCTTGTGACCGACAACGCGTCAAACATGATAGTTGCAGCTCAAGTTGGAAAATTCCCCCATGTGAAATGCTTCGCCCATACACTGAATCTTGCATCCCAGCGAGCGTTGAAAGTGGCCACTCTCTCTAGGCTTCTTGGCAGAGTACGTCGGATATCCACATTCTTTCACCGCAGCACTAGAGCAAGCCACTGTCTAAAAGAGAAACAGAAATGTCTTGGCTTGAAGAATCATAAGCTGATAACTGATGTGGCAACAAGATGGAACAGTGCATACGACATGGTCGAGAGGTTCTTGGAACAACAACCTGCAGTCTGTGCCACCTTGCTGTCTCCAGAAGTCAGAAGAGGAGAGTCCGATCTCTGCACTCTAAACGAAACAGATGTGTCAAATGCAGAGGACGCCGTGAGTGCATTAAAGCCAATGAAGGATGCAACCATGCTGATGTCAGAAGAGCGCAATCCAACAGTTTCTCTCATTGCCCCTATAAATGCACAACTTCTCCAGAGCATGACAGACACGATGGGAGACACACCCATGATCCATGAGATCAAGAATTCTATTAGAACAGATCTCCAGAAGAGGTACAGCAGTGAGGCCGAGAAGAAGATCCTTCATACAGCCTCTGCACTGGATCCTCGCTTTAAGGGACTGCCTTTCATCCTCACAGATGAAGAAAGATTGGAGATATTTAAAGGAGTCACTGAGGAAGCTGCATCCTTGGAG ATTACATCAGATGAGAGTGAGAGGACACAAGAGGATCATCAAGTGCCTAGAAGAAAACGAACTCTGGAAGAAGAGGACAGTTCACCCATCGAAGACAACCAttctccatctccaccatctcctccCAAAAAGGCCAGATCGCTGCTCGTGAGTTTGCTGGGACAGTCTTTCACTGACACTGAAGGTACAATAGAACCCAAAAAGACCCCCTATGCCAAGGCTGAAGAGGAAATGGAAAACTATTGTAAAGCCCCACCTCTGCCTCTCACTGAGGACCCTTTGAACTGGTGGCGTGAGCATGAGGTCATATTTCCCCTCCTTTCTCGGCTGTCAAAGCAATACTTGTGTATCCCAGGTACAAGCGTGTCTGCAGAGCgggttttctccactgcaggAGATGTGGTAACTGCAAAAAGAAGCGCCCTCAAACCAGACCATGTAGATCAATTGGTGTTCTTACAGAAAAATCTACATGTTCCCAAATGCTga